In Astatotilapia calliptera chromosome 16, fAstCal1.2, whole genome shotgun sequence, one genomic interval encodes:
- the LOC113008269 gene encoding trace amine-associated receptor 13c-like, with product MDTQSRAELCFPQLFNTSCKKPTTPLSQVLLFHILMPSMSLLTVTLNLLVIIAVSHFRQLHTPTNILLLSLAAADFLIGLLFMPGEILRNTVCWFLGQLTCSLYNYISFVVTSASVGDMVLISVDRYVAICDPLHYPTRITERRVKLCVCLCWLCSVFYCYMIVRDDLSQPGKHNSCFGECIIFVEFIAGFVDLVLSFIIPVTVIVFLYMRVFVVAVSQARAMRSQVTAVTLQLSVTLTAKKSELKAARTLGVLVLVFLICFCPYYIVSLFGDEFLNSASASIVFYFFLLNSCLNPLIYAMFYPWFRKAVKLIVTLQILQPGSCEVSIL from the exons ATGGATAcccagagcagagcagagctcTGCTTTCCACAACTCTTCAACACCTCCTGCAAGAAGCCTACAACTCCTCTATCACAAGTTTTGCTCTTTCACATTCTGATGCCATCAATGTCTCTGCTGACTGTGACTCTCAACCTGCTTGTCATCATCGCAGTCTCCCACTTCAG GCAGCTCCACACACCCACTAACATCCTGCTCCTCTCTCTGGCTGCCGCTGACTTTCTCATTGGCCTTCTGTTTATGCCTGGAGAAATCCTGCGAAATACAGTGTGTTGGTTTCTTGGTCAGCTCACATGTTCTCTGTATAATTATATATCCTTCGTTGTTACCTCTGCCTCAGTGGGCGATATGGTGCTGATATCAGTCGACCGCTATGTGGCTATTTGTGACCCTCTGCATTACCCCACCAGAATCACAGAGAGAAGAGTGaaactttgtgtttgtctgtgttggcTCTGCTCGGTTTTCTACTGCTATATGATTGTAAGAGATGATCTAAGTCAACCAGGAAAGCATAATTCTTGCTTTGGAGAATGTATAATTTTTGTTGAATTCATTGCAGGATTTGTTGACCTTGTTTTATCCTTTATAATTCCAGTTACTGTGATTGTATTTCTGTATATGAGAGTGTTTGTGGTGGCTGTGTCTCAGGCCCGTGCCATGCGCTCTCAGGTTACAGCTGTCACACTACAGCTCTCAGTGACTCTAACAGCAAAGAAATCAGAGTTAAAAGCAGCCAGGACTCTGGGTGTTCTTGTTCTTGTGTTTCTAATATGTTTCTGCCCATATTACATTGTTTCGCTTTTTGGAGACGAGTTTCTCAATAGTGCCTCTGCATCTATTGTattctatttctttcttttaaactcCTGTCTAAACCCTTTGATTTATGCTATGTTCTACCCCTGGTTTAGAAAAGCTGTGAAACTAATTGTCACACTACAGATACTGCAGCCTGGCTCCTGTGAAGTCAGCATACTGTAG